Part of the Triticum aestivum cultivar Chinese Spring chromosome 4D, IWGSC CS RefSeq v2.1, whole genome shotgun sequence genome is shown below.
AATGCAAGTTGATGCGTTTGTCTATTGGAGCTTCCGGTGAAGACTTGCGCCAGTTGTTACAGCCCCGGTGCGCAGGCCATGCCATCAGGTGGATGACAAACAAAAAAATTCTCTGGCTCTTGCAGCCTTGCGGTTCTGTAGCGCAATTTTATACATGAGTTTGTTGGTGGGAGCACACGTCCCTGATGTAGTAGAAGTAGGATATTGTCGACAAAGATACAAAAGATGTGTTTCTATAGCTAGTGAGTTGACCATAAACTGGTTAAGGAGCCAACATTTTTGTTGCCACCTGAGGAATATGCATCCCAGTGCTGTACGCCTGATGGTTAGTGTCTAATTGGGTGGAAACTGAACAACTGATTGAAAATAAAAGTTATTGGCACATAACAGGGTGTTTATTATTTCATCGAGCGGTTCAGCACGTTGTAAAATTGTACTCCCTttgttcataaatataagatgttttgtatATTTCAATATGAACGAGATAtaaactgaaatgagtgaacaaacacactaacaTATGTCCATAAACATCTGTTTCGGAAAAAAGTTATAAAACATCTCAGGGCtcatttgattcaaaggaattctgTAGGATTTTGGGAGGATTGAAATATTTAGGAATTTTTTCTATATTGGCCCTTTGATTCATTGAATTGGATTCCATAGGATTTTTCTCTATGgatttttgtactccctccattcctaaatataataACGTgttatatatgtatttttttatgtaAAGAACGTCTTATAtgtaggaacagaggaagtactacATTTCACAGAAAATCTGACATCCACTCTAATCTTCTTTTGTAATTTCATTGTTTTTTCTGTGGCATCAAACACTCCTTACTAATTTTATAGGATTTCAATGGATATGCCACTCCAATCTTATATTTTTCTGTTCATGTATtttaaaatcctacgaatcaaagaggtcaTTCATTATAGTAATCTCTCCGTCCCAGGATATAAGATCAATTTTTACACTATCAGCTGATACTATTGGTTCAGTCAGGCGCCCACTGATCATCAGTTCATCACGAAATGCAATCTTGCGGTGTTGTGGTGTCCGTCACAAGACATGCAGTTGTTCGTTTTCAATGGCACACAGAACAGATCAGCAGAACCCCCGCTAGTCGTCCCACCACCGCGAGGATGCAGCGCCTCCTCCCGgccaccctccgccgccgccgcctctccaccGACGCCGCCCCGGACCACAGCCTCGCCTCCTCCGCGGAGCACGCGCACCGCCTGCTCCGCCGCCACGGCGCCGACCCGCAGAGGCTGGCCTCCGCGCTCTCCGCGTCGGGGCTCGACCCGGCCTCCCCGCGCCTCCTCGACGCCGTCCTCCGCCGCTgcggcgccgcctcctccctcgcgcTCGGCTACTTCCACTGGTGCTCCCCGTCGCTGCCCACCGCGCCGCTCCCCTCCTCCCTCGCGCTCCTCGCCAAGTGCTTCTCCCGCGCCTCCGCCGCGCCCTGCCCGTCCCTCCTCGCGCCGCTCCCCTCCCACCTCCTCTCGGCCTCCATCCTCTCGCCcgtcctccgccgcctcccgccgccgcgcgTCCTCCCCTTCGCGCTCTCGCTCCTCTCCTCCCGCCCCGCCCACGAccacccctccctcttcctctccctcctcgagtcgctcTCCAAGGCCGgccacgtcgccgccgccgagcggcTCGTCGAGGAGCTCCAGCCCCGGGTcccgctcgagctccgccactacaccgccctgctctacggctggtgCCGCCTGGGCAAGCTCGACGAGGCCAAGAACGTGCTCGCCCGCATGAAGGCCGCGGGGGTCGCCTCGGACGTCGTCGTCTTCAACACCCTGCTCGCGGGGTTCGTCGCGGACGGCAGGTTCGAGGACGCGTTCGAGCTCACAAGGGAGATGGAGCGGCGGGATTGCCCTCCCAACGCGGTGTCCTACACCACCCTCATGCAGGGGCTTGGGTCCAAGGGGAGGGTTGATGAGGTAATGCGGGTGTTTGTTGAAATGCGGAGGAAGGGATGCACGCCGGATTCTGTCACCTACGGCACTCTGGTTACTGCGTTTTGCAAGGCCGGCAGGTTATCCCAGGGGTATGAGTTCTTGGACTCCATGTCGAGGGACAGGCTGCGGGTGGATCCTGGAGTGTACCTTGGGTTCTTTGTGGCGCATGAGAAGAAGGAgcagctggaggagtgcttggagCTGATGGAGAGGATGAGGGAGTGCAGGTGCCCCCCAGACCTCAGTATCTACAATGTGGTGATTCGGTTGTCCTGTAAGCTCGGAGAGACGATACAAGCCATGGCATTGTGGAACGAGATGGAGAATAGCGGGCTTAGTCCTGGGGTCGACACCTTCGCAATCATGGTGACTGGGCTTGTTGGCCAGGGATCGCTGGTCGACGCGTGCAATTATTTCAAGGACATGGTCGGGAGAGGGCTATTTGTTGCACCACAGTACGGAGTGCTGAAGGACCTCCTCAATGCATTAGTCAGAGATGAGAAACTTGAGCTTGCAAAGGATGTTTGGGGTTGCATTGCCAGCAGAGGTTGCGAACTAAATGTGAGTGCATGGACAATCTGGATCCATGCACTGTACGCGAAGAAACATGTCAAGGAGGCTTGCTCGTATTGCTTGGACATGCTTGAGGCAGGGCTGATGCCGCAACCAGACACATTTGCAAAGCTAATGAAGGGACTGAAAAAACTGTACAACAGACAGATTGCTGCTGAAATCACTGAGAAggtgaggttgatggcagaggagAGACATGTAAGCTTTAAAATGTATAAGAGGCGTGGGGTGAAGGATCTCGAAGAGAAGCCTAAGTCAAAGAGAAGGAAAGGGCAAAAGCGGAGTCGGGGGAGGCAGACCGTTCAGGGTCAGTCTAGAGAACATGCTGACCTTTCGGATTCTGCCGATGATGAAGAATTCCCGAGTTGAGTTAAACTAGAACCATAAGTGGGTAATGAACACCTTCACTTGATTGAATTGTTTGCGGGAGTGATTGGTTTATGAACCAACCAATAAGGAAATATTGGTCTTGCTGAAAATGGAGCAGGTTTGCGTTATCTACTCACACCTGATATTGATACTTGAGCCAAGTGACACTCCGATCCTATCTGAAGTCCATCTGCCAGTATGTACTTCAGTTTTGAAAAGCTTTCAGGGGCTAATGATATTGGGGCCTTTCAGTGCCAGTGCAAAAGAAAATAACACCAATATACAATACTACTATGGCTGGAAGTGAGTCCAGCCTGTCTGAGCTAGGTTATGCCTGAACTAGCTTGTTGCAACTGGAAGATTGATCCAAACAAGCTTGAGCTGAGATTGAAGATGCCAGGGATAAATGCAACAGTTGCCAACTACACAAGTAACAAAACTCATCGCTCCATCAGTTATGAAGTAGAGAGTTAGTAGTGTAACGTTACATTTTGAACTTTCTGTTTCACTCTTCATGCTTATCTCTGAGATACTAAGAGTAGTTACTGATTTATTGTACGAATATACCTAAACCCACTTAAAAGTCTGATCTTGGTAGTTGGTACAGAATGTTTATGTTCACTGTGATTGAAGAGTTGATACCTTCTTATATCATAACTATTATCTGACGATATATTACTTGTGATATGATTTTTTTATTGAACTGTGTAAACCATGTAAATCCACATTTTTTTTACTCAGCAGTTGCTTTTGTGGAAGTAAATATGTCTAGTTCTAATTTGTCTATTACATGCTGGTGCTGGCATTAACATTAATCAAGTTGACCCCCCTCATTTCCATAACATTTTAATTTAGTACTGTATTGATCTTTAATCAGGTGCACACTAAACCTTTTGAGCTTATCTAGTTAAGTGCATGCCATGTTCTGCAATATGCAGCTATGCTTATGTGCACTTTCATCCACTGGTGCTTGTGCTTTATCCTGTATGGTCTCAACTCTCATGCATGGAGATGGATGGAATATGGAGTGCAAGAATATTTGGTGTTAGGCAATATATTCTCCATTCTAAAAAGCATATAATAACTTAAAATTGAGGAATGTTTTGCTTGTATATGCTGTGTATTTCCTAATAGAAGTATAAACGGGTTGTTTCTTGATATGCTTAAAATTAAACATTGTTGCTGAGACAGAAGTACCAATATATATACAGGCATCTCAACAAATTTAAACACTTAGCTGTTCCAGATTTTAATTTCTgaatcaatcttatgcttctaacGCAGAGCTTTGTCCTTGTATCTGaactaaattaaatataaaaaCTAATAATTGGAATCACTCATAATGCCTGGGATTTAATTGTAACGTCATGGATTAAATACTAATACCAGTTTGGAACAAGATAAGTGAACATAGTCATAATCTATATAGATTGGATTGTCGACTACATAGAGATTTTTAGATTGCCAACGATTTGTGCTGGTTGTATCAAGCTAGAGCTATCTTTTCACCGCTATGATGTACAAATTTGAACTATTGTTTCCAATATGCAAAAATTATACATATGCTTGAAATCTTATTTGTGCAGAATGGAGTGCAAAAAGATAGGGCATTTCAGCTGATTAAGAGTCGTCGTTGGTGGGCACGAAGCCATTGTCAAGGACACTGTCATCTTAATATTATGCTGAGTGATTGAATTGCAATGCCAAATCAAGAAGTGGAAGCAGATTTGAACCAACATATTTCATTGCTAAGTGGGAGTTAGGGAAGAACACACGGACGCAGGTACCAGAAAGCATTACAAGCATTAGATATTCTGTTACTAGACTTAACTTTGCTTCTTGCCCTGAACATGCGATAGGGAAATTAACCTAACTGCAGAGGAAACATTGCGAAGAATTCCTTATCCTCAGTTGAGAAGAACTCCTCCACCAACTGATCAATATCTACTCGACACGTTTCCGGAATCACAAGTTCAGAACCCCGGACGTTGATGGTGTAGCTGGAGAGGAGCTGAACGGCTGTGAAAGGAGGGTCAGCATCCCTCCGTGTGATGGGGTCTGACCAACTTATGGCTTCAGCGACCATCTCTTCTGTCCCGTCCTCGAGGTCAAACTTGTAGACGTCATGGAAGTAGAAATCACCGTATGGATTCATACCTACTAGGTGGTAGATGCAATTGGCCTCAACAGATGGGAACTTATCGGCATCAACAGCCAGGCACCTGCAGCAGCCGACGAAGATGGCGTGGCGACCGATGCTCTTCACGGGCTCGAGCACACCCCGGTTAGAGTCGTCCATCCTGAAAACCTGCATGCCATGCTGCAGCTTGAAGCGGTGAACACTTCTCCCAGGGATTGTACCAGGTAGCAGCGGTtgttgtttgcatgctcaatctcAGGAGCAGGAGCATCGTCGACAACATGCTCGACAACATCAGACCAGAACATCTCGGACGGCTCAACGGAGAACACCCTCATCAGATGAAAGACCTCGCCGGCCACAGCAgctggcagcggcggcagcggtcTCTGCTCGCCGTCAGCATACATGCCGCCGGCGACTGCCAGCCGGATCAGCGGGTAGGCGTCCTCCTCTTGGTACACGGCAAAACTTCTACTGTCGGAGCCAGCCACGTACCGCTTACGATCCGAGTCGCAGAGCAAGACGAGGGTGGGGGCTGACCCGATGACAGCGGCGACATCCACCGTGTCAGAGGGCACGGTCGCCCTGAAATGGATCATGTGGCCTGTGAAAGGGTTGAGGACGCGAGCGGCGTCGTAGTCGTCGTAGTCCGCCAGCACGAAGAATCCACCGGGAGTGGTGGCGACGTGCCGGTAGCGGTGGCCGCCGAGCAGAGGGAGCTCCTTGCGGGGGGAGCGGCCAGTGTGGGTGTTCACCAGGAGGCGCGTGTGCTCTCTCCGGAAGACGTCGTCGTCGAGCACGACCCACTGCCGGGGACGGAAGCGAGGGTCGTCCGGGCTGTCCTTGGGGTCGTCGGTGGCGGAGCGCCAGCTGCCGCAGACGGCTCGGAGGTCCATGTAGTAGTCCACGTCGTTGGCGGCGAGGAAGCAGTCGGCGATGCGGCGGACGAGGTCGCACGGGAGCGAGGACCAGTCCGCGGCTGCCATGGCCAAGACCCCAGAGATGAACCTGGAGTAGTAGTTCAGGTTGGGGGGATTGAGGTTTTAGAGCTGCTTTGGTTAGATGAATGCACGCTTGGTGCATTTATCTATGCGTCGCTTGCGATGGCAGCGTCAGAGCTGAAGTGCTTTGGGACCTGAACGGGCGCCACTGACACTACGGCTCGAGTTCATGGGGAATGATCACGACGCTTCGTTTTACTCCAGTTTCCAAGGACAGGGGTTGTAGAACCCGATGTGTACCCTCAgtatagaaaaggaaaaaaaaggctaGGCCATACCGCATACTACTACGACgcaatgagctcgggtgaacagtaaaatcgaaagaaaataataaaaaattaaaaaaatccaattttttttagaaacattgacaaaagttttacATGCTTGCAAAAAACCGTcttgaaatcacattcctagaaggcatggcaaaaaaaaaaCGGTAGTCTGAAAATgatactttcaaaagcattttcaAGTActttttttttttgccacgccttctaggaatgttATTTCAagacgaatttttgcaagcacttataacttttgtcaatgtttctcccaaaaaaaTGGATTCTTTGaagttgttttgattttttttcgattttactattcaccgagctcatttgagctcagaAAGGTACTTTCGATACTACTACACCTAGATTATGGAGTTAATTGCAAGGAGATACCACACTTGAGCATGGTGTAACGAGTCAGTACCATTGCTCGTGCATGTCGCAGTTCAGTACCATGCtatctttggttcataggataggaattgcataggaataggaaaagtatagGAAATGAGGTGCATGCATCTTGAATCCTATGAGTGCTCAGACCATAGGAATAGGAAATGAAAtgctctttgattcacaggatatgAACACACATAGGAAACATAAAGAAATACTTTTTCAAAGTTTGAAGCAACTTGCCATTAGTGAAATCCGTACTGTTACTTTTTCAAAGTTTGAAGCAACTAGACATGTAATGGGACTAGTGAGATGGTAAAATATGTACTGTTACTTGTTACTTTATTATGAAGTAGAGGTTATATAAACAGTGATTAGCAAAATCACCTTTGACTCTGTGAGACAAAAAATAAAGTGTGCAGGAAAGGTGAACACTCTGCTCATAAAAAAAGGGTTTGAATCCATCCAATTTTTGTAGAGGGAAAGGACTAAAGATTCAACATACGGGAAATTGCTTGGGGCAGCTCATACCGGCAAGCTGGACTGGACTATTTCTCCATTAATTAGCACCAGATCCCAATATGAAGAGACAAGGCAAGATCGATCTAAATCTAAAGATATTTGCGGCAGATTGATTCCGCTGCGGCTTGAAGACTAGCAGGTTGGCGGTAGATGCTCTCTAGCTTGCTGGTGTTAGCACTTAGCTGGCCGCCGTCCGGATGTGGCCGCGTCGCTCGGCCGTCCGCTGCCGTCCTCCTTGCCAGTTGTGTCGTTCTGTGTGAGAGTAGGGGATGGATGGTTATGGGCTCGGTTTTGTTTCTTTTTCCCCCTCTCTATTTCTACACGGGTGAGCAACGCGAGCAATCGAAAAAAAGCGAGTGAACAGTTGCTGAATCGCGCGTCGTTCGTGTGAGGGAAGTTTTCCAAGAGGTCTGacctcttttttcttttcctgtGAAACATGAAGGAAAGGAAGAAATCCTGTACAGGAATAGGattccattcctttgaaccaaaggcCACCAAAGGATTTTTTTCCTACAAAAATCCTATCCTCTAAAATTCCTCTAgaaatcctatgaaccaaaggaggcctcagaGCCTAGTTGTTGCAAAATGGACTGACCACTGTATAAGTGTGTATTGACAATGTATCTGACAGCTCGGGCCAACCTGTCAGGTGACACGGTGGCCAATCGGCGCGTGCCTGGTGCGCTGACTAGGACGAGGCTGGTGCGGTGGGTCTAAGTGGGCTCGGTCGGGCCtcactctcgctctccctcctctctttgattcgccgccgccctccgccgccgccgccacctcaacCGGCTCGCCGTCGCGCCATGGAGGACGAGAGCAGCCAGGACTCCGGCGTTCAATACATGAACCTCTCTGACAACGAAGCCATGCATTACCGGGTGAATtgtagagctagggttagggttaggttatctgctttggggatttgatttgatttggggaTTGTCTCTTCCTGTTGCTCTTGTAGATCCCTGCTAGCATTGAAGACCAAGACTACAGTGGCATTGAGACAGCACCCAtcgttctttgccatcagcatgGTGTGGCGGCTGAGAGGCGTGTAGCATTTGAAGCATTTAACACAGGCAGGAGGTTCTTAGTCTGTCCTAAGAATGTAAGATTCTGTAGAAATCTCTGTGTTAATTGTATTAAAAGTGATAGTGGCACATTGTCCGGTGCATAGAATTCATGTTCTTTAATCTAGCCATGTGTTGATGCACATTGTTTAATGAGTACTCTTGTTTAATTGGGTAGCTGTGATGGTCATTTTGTAGCATTTAGTACTACTGATGCTAATCATTGGATTAGAAAATGTGTTGATGCTTTTCATGTATATTTAATTTGGCCAGTAATTTTATAATAGGTCAACAACTTAGTTTGCAGTGCAGATGATCATTCTTTAGTTCACAAGAATACTCAATTTGCCAACTATTCGATTGTTTAATGCTAGAGAGACTCAATGTCAGATGCTCAAAATTCAGTGAGTGTTTAGTGTCAGATGTTCATTCTTTAATTGGCTAGATTATTAAAGTTGTTGCTCCAAGATGCTTAAAGTTGATGCTTAAAGTTCATTTTTTTTAATTCAGTGGCAGATGCTTAAAGTTGATTTGATTTGTTTTTCATTGTTTAAAGTTAGATGCTCAAAGTTCAGTTATTATTTAAAGCCAGTTGCTCAAAGTTCATTGCTTAAATAATTTGACTAGGAGATTgatttagcacatgctatgtttGTTTATATTGCAGGAAGATGACAATTGTGGTATTGTTCTCTGGTTGACCCAGAGTGGCCTCCTACATTGCAGAATGCCTTGTTGAAGCTATGGGAAATGTATCATGACAGCAAGAGTGATAGGAGGAAGGATAACCTGGAGAGTTCACTCACTATTCACCATTtgacagaagaaaaaaaatctagAGGCCAACTATGACAAATTGATTGAAGATGTGCACCAACTGTTCAATGCTCAAGAGGATAGGATGGTAGATTTCAGCTATTTGCAGGCTAAGATGCAGAGTGTACAAGTTTCTGAGTCAGGTATCTGACATGAAGACAAAGATGGGGAAGAAAGATGCAGAGATCTTCAAGCTGCAGGAGAAGTATAAAGTACTGATGAACCTGACAAAATCTCAAGGCACTGTCATCCAGAACCTGAAGTTCAATCATCTAAAAGTGAAGGAAGTGCTTAGTACATCCACCAGGAACCTGTAGTTCCAGGTTGATGAACTCAAAAAATCTGAGGAAAAGCTCACCCAGGAGAACACTCAGTTGCCCCTTCACATGGGTGATCTCAAGAAGGGACATGAGAAGCTCACAGCAAGGAGGGATCAGCTAAAGATTCAGATTGCTGAACTATTGAAGTCAGAGGAGAAGAACAAGCAGAAATTGAAGGGGATCCTGGACATCCTGTCAGAATGAAGATGTAGATGAAGAGGAAGAGCAAGAGAAAGAGCAAGACCCAAGATGAAGAGGAGAAGAATGCTTGCTTTGTTGACCTTTTGTGAAGTATGGTGTTGTTATGAACTAGTATGTTGTGTACTATGGATGTGTAGTTGTGAACTAAGTTGGAACTATGTTGTTGCTTTAAGTTGTGACCTAAGTTAAACTCTAGTATGTTGTGTaagaatctactccctccgtcccaaaataagtgtctcaagcttagtataactttgtattagagttagtataaagttgagacacttattttgggatggagggaatatTAATTATGTTGCATCAAGTTATCCTTTATGATTTGAGTTGCTTGTCATAGTTGGTTGATATGTTACATGATTTAAGTTGTTGTCATAGGGGGCGTTTGGTTCGTGGGCAAGGTTATCTGGCTAAGGATATACCTAACCACGTGGTTGGGGATATCCTTATTCTCGTGTTTGGTTGCAAATTGAGAGGTGGTTAAGGGTAGCCAATTTTATGTTTGGTAAGAAGGATGGAAGATGGATATCTTATAATTTGAGTTCTTTTTTGTAAATCAACTAATTATACAAAACATATATATCAATTTTTTGAGAATTAAAACATATATATTTGAATGGTCAACGACACTGTAGAAAAAATGCATTGGATTTGTAACTTCATGGTCCAAACATATCCATCTGTACAACCAAATGCGTACACTCCAATCTGACAaacaatacaagctatacatcagcagattagaagATGTATCTAATGGCCAATTCGAAGTCGATCTTGCCATGTCATGTCACAGCCAGATGCAAAAATACTAGTCTGAAGAATGATATCTCCAGGCCAGCCTCGACATGGTCCATGAACTCGGGATCGCCTGAGATGTGGAGGCAGTTGCCTCGGCGTCCGCATAGGCCGTGGCTACCTGCTGGTCGTGGAGGCGGAAATGCAGGACAACAGGTCAGTAGTTGTTGTGGCCGGCGAGCGTGATGGTCCGGCCTAC
Proteins encoded:
- the LOC123095980 gene encoding pentatricopeptide repeat-containing protein At3g49730; its protein translation is MQRLLPATLRRRRLSTDAAPDHSLASSAEHAHRLLRRHGADPQRLASALSASGLDPASPRLLDAVLRRCGAASSLALGYFHWCSPSLPTAPLPSSLALLAKCFSRASAAPCPSLLAPLPSHLLSASILSPVLRRLPPPRVLPFALSLLSSRPAHDHPSLFLSLLESLSKAGHVAAAERLVEELQPRVPLELRHYTALLYGWCRLGKLDEAKNVLARMKAAGVASDVVVFNTLLAGFVADGRFEDAFELTREMERRDCPPNAVSYTTLMQGLGSKGRVDEVMRVFVEMRRKGCTPDSVTYGTLVTAFCKAGRLSQGYEFLDSMSRDRLRVDPGVYLGFFVAHEKKEQLEECLELMERMRECRCPPDLSIYNVVIRLSCKLGETIQAMALWNEMENSGLSPGVDTFAIMVTGLVGQGSLVDACNYFKDMVGRGLFVAPQYGVLKDLLNALVRDEKLELAKDVWGCIASRGCELNVSAWTIWIHALYAKKHVKEACSYCLDMLEAGLMPQPDTFAKLMKGLKKLYNRQIAAEITEKVRLMAEERHVSFKMYKRRGVKDLEEKPKSKRRKGQKRSRGRQTVQGQSREHADLSDSADDEEFPS